One Prunus dulcis chromosome 7, ALMONDv2, whole genome shotgun sequence DNA segment encodes these proteins:
- the LOC117635394 gene encoding uncharacterized protein LOC117635394 — MKKVVQVLKKKEVEGKGCRQKRPAQTLLSPFTDPLRKKRTMTVSAATATPPCFDPSKSLPIEDVKAVLQFCSAWKSDISAEVQLESFSVGADFFYRLVDETEWMSSRHLDMATFLIRKRQLSHPLVFGTDWTTADCCLQQFLEPFKPTGRKRGSKKAAGSNTVDLPASKVKNLHHFVRAGYASAPISDTLARVLFDMHFYDESEVEEVKQKGLTMSMYTPFSVCIIADVPQQRDG; from the exons TTcaagtgttgaaaaaaaaagaagtggaagGTAAAGGGTGCAGACAGAAGCGCCCGGCGCAGACATTGTTGAGCCCATTTACAGATcctttgaggaagaagaggacgaTGACTGTGTCGGCTGCGACTGCAACCCCGCCATGTTTTGATCCATCCAAATCCTTGCCCATTGAAGATGTGAAGGCAGTACTACAGTTTTGCAGTGCCTGGAAAAGCGATATCAG TGCGGAGGTGCAGCTGGAATCATTTTCAGTGGGCGCTGATTTTTTCTACAGACTTGTCGATGAAACCGAATGGATGAGCTCAAGG CACCTGGACATGGCAACCTTTCTTATCCGCAAAAGGCAACTATCTCATCCGTTGGTTTTTGGAACGGACTGGACAACGGCAGATTGTTGCTTGCAG CAATTTCTAGAGCCGTTCAAACCGACGGGCAGGAAACGTGGATCGAAGAAGGCTGCTGGTTCAAACACCGTTGACCTTCCAGCCAGCAAGGTGAAGAATTTACATCACTTTGTGCGTG CTGGTTACGCTTCTGCCCCTATTAGCGATACGCTGGCACGAGTGCTGTTCGATATGCACTTTTATGATGAGTCTGAGGTTGAAGAGGTGAAGCAAAAGGGCCTGACGATGTCGATGTATACGCCATTCTCAGTGTGCATCATTGCAGATGTGCCACAACAACGAGATGGGTAA
- the LOC117635392 gene encoding DNA repair protein XRCC3 homolog translates to MTPQNLMLLPLSTPKLSIGCPILDHCLGGGIACNSIPELVGESGSGKTQLCLQLTVRAQLPPSHGGLGGSSIYIFTEFSFPFRRLQQLCNLYHASYPNLIRLEPLEDIYVHGVHDAQELIHVLGDIEAFIAIDHTRLPVKLIVIDSIAAFFRSQYQTTPADLKRRSEMFFNISGTLKGLANKYGLAVVVTNQVVDFIGPHHGVNGVRLGNLESLDTSGRRVSPALGLAWAHCINSRVFLARHEQSIEVDISNAPSTSICSQTHRTFHLVFAPHLAYASAEFVIKKKGIVGVSQ, encoded by the coding sequence ATGacaccccaaaacctcatgcTCCTTCCTCTTTCAACCCCTAAATTATCCATTGGATGCCCAATACTAGATCACTGCTTGGGGGGTGGGATAGCCTGCAACTCCATACCAGAATTAGTAGGGGAGAGTGGTTCTGGGAAGACGCAGCTTTGTCTCCAACTTACGGTACGAGCTCAGCTCCCACCCTCACATGGTGGACTAGGGGGCTCCTCCATCTACATATTCACAGAATTCAGCTTCCCATTTCGTCGATTGCAACAACTATGCAACCTTTATCATGCATCATACCCCAACTTAATAAGGTTGGAGCCATTGGAAGACATATATGTTCATGGTGTTCATGATGCTCAAGAACTCATCCATGTCCTTGGAGACATAGAAGCATTTATTGCCATTGATCACACCCGCCTACCTGTGAAACTCATTGTCATTGATTCCATTGCTGCATTTTTCCGATCACAGTATCAGACAACACCGGCAGATTTGAAACGGCGGTCTGAAATGTTCTTCAACATATCTGGGACATTGAAGGGTTTAGCAAATAAGTATGGGTTGGCGGTGGTTGTCACCAACCAAGTGGTGGATTTTATTGGGCCACATCATGGAGTGAATGGGGTGAGGTTGGGAAACTTGGAGTCCCTAGACACATCAGGCAGACGGGTGAGTCCAGCTTTGGGACTGGCTTGGGCACATTGCATAAATTCAAGAGTGTTCTTGGCAAGACATGAGCAATCTATTGAGGTTGACATTAGTAATGCTCCTTCAACAAGTATATGTAGTCAAACACATAGGACATTTCACCTTGTATTTGCCCCACATCTGGCCTATGCATCGGCCgaatttgtgataaaaaaaaaaggtatagtCGGAGTATCACAGTAA
- the LOC117635391 gene encoding uncharacterized protein LOC117635391 → MCKYEGGDSKGLIVPRTIKFAELLDRVHRIGNTNIREDKICLKFSVLVASNEWKHIKIEDDDDVNFFYEVQFRDSSRMGHSSVAIVESNEVTWNNTNVTDLGGEVGTDFMDMIDFSEVDEMHGGDNGTERNEVSVYSAPPNLGCLNTAAQLPKMRLGGESEPTRQHYWSQMGEKNRYNAVCVKDEEAYLDSGFSRSDWNPKITVGQIFSSKKTLLTELRLTALRGHFEFKVQFSCTKRLLVVCSQRPCPWRVRASRIGEYSFMIVRCTTVHECDLRFVSDKHRQATAALVASSLKRKLKDCRTIYTPSDIMRDVKHNFGCTIHYSKAWKARELALLSIRGSAEEAYYILPAYCYELERMNPGTKTHIRTDENNHFVYLFMAVGACIRGFRSSMRPVIAVDATHLKSKYKGVMFVANAFDGNRNIYPLAFGIGDLETDASWHWFFTKLHEAIGECPNLVIISDRNVSIENVWNKIFPTAQHGICFYHMKGNMKRTFKLKKRDHILMHFEKAAKSYSIAEFDGHFRKIKRKEHVAQYLEEAGLHKWSRAHMDGRRYNVMTANIAESINSVLRFARMLPVVHLIGEIVNLLVKWFTERCELALNCTTTLCPNFGEKKLRNRLEDAARMNVVKVNNAQYNVLDGNMDGLVDLTNNSCSCRKFQLEQLPCKHVVAVCRFLKVSVYAKASRYYTRKTWMDAYSDSIYPVQPHGMWDTPEDVRSRVVLPPVARVMPGRRKKLRIPSQGEGSIRRKCSRCGSAGQNKSTCKNNIPLRNVS, encoded by the exons ATGTGCAAATACGAAGGGGGTGACTCAAAAGGCTTAATAGTTCCACGGACCATCAAATTTGCTGAACTGTTGGACCGTGTGCATCGGATTGGTAATACAAACATCAGGGAAGACAAGATTTGCTTAAAATTCTCAGTTTTGGTGGCCTCGAATGAGTGGAAGCACATAAAGATTgaggacgatgatgatgtcaattttttttatgaagtacaATTCCGAG ATAGTAGTCGGATGGGTCATTCTTCAGTTGCCATtgttgaaagcaatgaagTAACTTGGAATAATACAAATGTCACTGATTTGGGAGGTGAAGTAGGGACAGATTTTATGgatatgattgattttagcGAGGTGGATGAGATGCATGGTGGTGATAATGGtactgaaagaaatgaagtgtcAGTGTACTCTGCCCCTCCTAATTTGGGGTGCTTGAACACAGCTGCCCAGTTGCCAAAAATGCGTTTAGGAGGAGAATCTGAACCCACTCGTCAACATTATTGGAGTcaaatgggtgaaaaaaaTCGGTATAATGCAGTCTGtgtaaaagatgaagaagcatATTTGGACAGCGGGTTTTCACGAAGCGATTGGAATCCGAAAATTACAGTTGGGcaaattttctctagtaaGAAAACATTGTTGACGGAGTTACGGTTGACGGCATTAAGAGGCCACTTTGAATTTAAGGTGCAATTCTCTTGCACTAAGaggttgcttgtggtttgttCTCAACGTCCATGCCCATGGCGGGTCCGAGCATCGAGAATTGGAGAATACAGCTTCATGATTGTGAGGTGTACAACTGTCCATGAATGTGATTTGAGGTTTGTAAGTGACAAGCATCGTCAAGCAACAGCAGCACTTGTAGCCAGTTCACTTAAAAGGAAGTTGAAGGATTGTCGGACAATATACACACCAAGTGACATTATGAGAGATGTGAAACACAACTTTGGTTGCACCATCCATTATTCAAAAGCTTGGAAAGCAAGGGAGTTAGCTCTATTGTCCATTAGAGGATCAGCAGAGGAGGcatattatatccttccagctTATTGCTATGAATTGGAGCGTATGAATCCCGGCACAAAAACACACATCCGAACTGATGAGAACAATCactttgtgtatttatttatggcgGTTGGCGCATGTATTAGAGGGTTCCGTTCTTCCATGCGCCCAGTGATAGCCGTGGATGCCACTCATTTAAAATCCAAGTACAAGGGTGTTATGTTTGTAGCAAATGCATTCGATGGTAATCGAAATATATATCCTCTTGCttttgggatcggggatttggAGACGGATGCATCATGGCATTGGTTTTTCACTAAACTTCATGAAGCCATTGGTGAGTGTCCCAATCTTGTTATTATTTCTGATCGCAATGTTAGCATAGAGAATGTGTGGAACAAAATTTTTCCAACTGCACAACATGGCATATGCTTTTATCATATGAAGGGGAACATGAAACGcactttcaagttgaaaaagcGTGATCACATACTTATGCACTTTGAGAAGGCTGCAAAATCTTATTCCATTGCTGAATTTGATGGTCATTTTCGCAAGATCAAGCGAAAGGAACATGTTGCTCAATATCTTGAAGAGGCAGGGTTACATAAGTGGTCTAGAGCTCACATGGATGGACGCCGCTACAATGTAATGACAGCAAATATTGCGGAGTCAATCAACTCAGTCCTTAGGTTTGCAAGAATGCTGCCAGTGGTTCATTTGATAGGGGAAATTGTTAATCTCCTTGTGAAATGGTTCACCGAACGTTGTGAGTTGGCTTTGAATTGCACAACAACATTGTGCCCCAATTTTGGAGAGAAGAAGTTGAGGAACAGGTTGGAGGATGCTGCAAGGATGAATGTGGTTAAAGTGAATAATGCACAGTATAATGTTTTGGACGGTAATATGGATGGCCTCGTAGATTTGACGAACAACAGTTGTAGTTGTAGAAAGTTTCAGCTTGAGCAGCTACCTTGCAAGCATGTAGTTGCAGTTTGCCGCTTCTTGAAAGTAAGTGTATATGCAAAGGCTTCTCGGTATTACACTCGAAAAACCTGGATGGATGCTTATTCGGATAGCATCTACCCGGTACAACCTCACGGAATGTGGGATACTCCTGAAGATGTTCGAAGTCGAGTTGTGCTGCCCCCCGTGGCAAGGGTCATGCCAGGCAGACGAAAGAAGTTAAGAATTCCCTCGCAAGGAGAGGGCAGCATTAGAAGAAAGTGCTCAAGGTGCGGTTCCGCAGGCCAAAATAAAAGCACCTGTAAAAACAATATTCCATTGCGCAATGTATCTTAG